A window of the Miscanthus floridulus cultivar M001 chromosome 14, ASM1932011v1, whole genome shotgun sequence genome harbors these coding sequences:
- the LOC136505771 gene encoding dihydroceramide fatty acyl 2-hydroxylase FAH1-like yields MVAAAFTVDLDKPLVFQVGHLEEQYQEWVHQPIVSKEGPRFFENDILEFLTRTKWWAVPLIWLPVVCWCLSTSIQMGSTITDVAMMIVFGIFLWTLIEYVVHRFLFHIKTKSYWGNTAHYLLHGCHHKHPMDGLRLVFPPAAAAILCFPFWNMIKLFSTPSTTPGLFGGGLLGYVIYDCTHYYLHHGQPSSDPAKYLKKYHLNHHFRIQTKGFGITSTLWDHVFGTLPSTKTVNKSI; encoded by the exons ATGGTTGCAGCAGCCTTTACAGTGGATTTGGACAAGCCTCTAGTATTCCAG GTTGGCCATCTAGAGGAGCAGTATCAGGAGTGGGTTCACCAGCCGATTGTTAGCAAGGAAGGGCCACGATTTTTTGAAAATGATATATTGGAG TTCTTAACCCGCACGAAATGGTGGGCAGTTCCTCTTATCTGGTTGCCTGTTGTCTGTTGGTGCCTGAGTACTTCTATCCAGATGGGCAGTACAATTACAGATGTAGCTATGATGATTGTGTTTGGAATATTTCTGTGGACACTGATCGAATATGTGGTACACCGATTCTTGTTCCACATAAAAACCAAAAGTTACTG GGGAAACACAGCGCATTATCTTCTTCATGGATGCCATCACAAGCATCCGATGGATGGACTTCGACTTGTCTTTCCACCAGCTGCCGCAGCTATTTTGTGCTTTCCG TTCTGGAACATGATCAAGCTATTTTCGACCCCGTCTACAACACCTGGCCTGTTTGGAGGTGGCCTgttgggttacgtgatctatgaTTGCACACACTACTACCTGCATCATGGCCAGCCATCATCAGATCCTGCAAAATATCTCAAG AAGTACCATCTCAACCATCACTTCAGAATTCAAACCAAAGGCTTTGGAATAACTTCGACCCTGTGGGATCATGTATTTGGCACGCTGCCTTCTACCAAAACTGTCAACAAGAGCATTTGA